In Paenibacillus sp. FSL M7-0420, a single genomic region encodes these proteins:
- a CDS encoding carbohydrate ABC transporter permease has protein sequence MRRKDVSYAKFGYIFTFPFVLAFLIFSLYPILYTAVIGFTDMKGLIPKPIHILDNPFQNFKDLLFDNVSFRKSLINTFLLWITNFIPQMALALLLTAWFTNKRLNVKGQGLFKVLLYMPNIITASTIAVLFSTLFAYPMGPVNSLFQMLGWSDSPIFFLQDKTTARGIIAFIQFWMWYGNTMIVLIAGVMGINPALFESAAIDGANGFQTFFRITLPSLRTILLFTLITSMVGGLTMFDIPQLFLAGGPDDSTLTTSMFIYGQAFKGSYMYNRAAAASMIMFLISAVLSGLLFYVMRDRDAAKLKKIQKQTHRNAAQAAAREV, from the coding sequence ATGCGCCGCAAGGATGTCAGCTATGCGAAATTCGGCTATATCTTTACTTTTCCATTTGTACTTGCCTTTCTGATTTTTTCGCTGTACCCGATTCTGTATACAGCAGTCATCGGGTTCACGGATATGAAGGGGCTCATTCCGAAGCCTATACATATCCTTGATAACCCGTTCCAGAACTTCAAGGATCTCCTGTTCGATAATGTTTCATTCCGCAAGTCCCTGATCAATACCTTCCTCCTGTGGATTACCAACTTTATTCCGCAGATGGCCCTTGCGCTCTTGCTGACCGCCTGGTTCACGAACAAGCGTCTGAACGTCAAAGGACAAGGCTTGTTCAAGGTTCTGCTCTATATGCCGAATATCATCACTGCAAGTACGATTGCCGTGCTGTTCAGTACCTTGTTCGCCTATCCTATGGGTCCGGTCAACAGCCTGTTTCAGATGCTGGGCTGGAGTGATTCTCCAATCTTCTTCCTGCAGGATAAGACGACAGCCCGCGGCATAATCGCCTTCATCCAGTTCTGGATGTGGTACGGGAACACGATGATCGTCCTGATTGCAGGCGTAATGGGGATTAACCCGGCGCTGTTCGAGTCGGCGGCGATTGACGGCGCGAACGGGTTCCAGACCTTCTTCCGGATCACCCTGCCGAGTCTGCGTACCATCCTGCTGTTCACCCTGATTACCTCGATGGTCGGCGGTCTGACCATGTTCGATATTCCGCAATTATTCCTGGCGGGCGGACCGGATGACTCTACGCTTACTACGTCCATGTTCATCTACGGGCAGGCGTTCAAGGGCAGCTACATGTATAACCGTGCTGCAGCCGCGAGTATGATCATGTTCCTGATTTCTGCTGTACTGTCCGGCCTCCTGTTCTACGTGATGCGTGACCGGGACGCAGCCAAGTTGAAGAAGATCCAAAAACAAACACACAGAAATGCTGCCCAGGCAGCGGCTAGGGAGGTGTAA
- a CDS encoding ABC transporter substrate-binding protein produces MKSMKRVLTGLSTVLVMSSALAGCGGGNSDSSSSGGAATTAPAASNAAEATKAPEAGSGEKVTINLWSFTDEIPNMTKKYMEAHPDANVEFKTTVIATTDGAYQPALDQALAGGGKDAPDIYAAESAFVLKYTQGDASTYAANYADLGLDDQMVKDAGIAQYSVDIGSSLDGHLKGLGYQATGGAFIYRRSIAKDVFGTDDPAKIKTEVGPGWDKFFDAAKKLKAKGYGIVSGDGDIWHPIENSSDKGWIVDGKLHIDPKREEFMDLSKKLKDNGYHNDTTDWTEAWYADMSGAGAQPIFGFFGPAWLINYVMNGQVKDTNGDWAVTEPTTGFFWGGTWLLANAEVTKDEAKKQAVADFVKWVTLDSSETGLQYYWANGTMKAGEQGTKDSVASSVVMSKSNGEVPLLGGQNMFDVFVPANANASGKNLTQFDETINKAWREQVREYTAGNKTKEKAIETFKSQVKDQLGIESE; encoded by the coding sequence ATGAAAAGTATGAAGCGTGTTTTAACGGGGCTCTCAACAGTACTCGTGATGTCATCTGCTCTGGCAGGATGCGGCGGCGGGAATTCGGATTCCAGCTCATCCGGCGGAGCCGCGACAACGGCTCCGGCCGCATCGAATGCTGCAGAGGCTACCAAAGCTCCGGAAGCAGGTAGCGGTGAGAAGGTAACGATCAATCTGTGGAGCTTCACCGACGAAATTCCGAACATGACCAAGAAGTATATGGAAGCGCATCCTGATGCGAATGTGGAATTCAAAACTACGGTAATTGCAACTACAGACGGTGCCTATCAGCCTGCACTTGACCAGGCGCTGGCAGGCGGCGGGAAGGATGCCCCGGATATTTACGCAGCGGAATCCGCGTTTGTACTTAAATACACGCAAGGCGATGCATCCACCTATGCTGCAAATTATGCAGACCTCGGACTTGATGATCAAATGGTAAAAGATGCTGGCATCGCCCAGTATTCTGTAGATATCGGCAGCAGCCTTGACGGTCATCTGAAAGGCCTCGGTTACCAGGCTACAGGCGGTGCCTTCATCTATCGCCGCTCCATTGCCAAGGACGTCTTCGGAACCGATGATCCGGCTAAGATCAAAACAGAGGTTGGGCCCGGCTGGGATAAATTCTTCGATGCAGCGAAGAAGCTGAAGGCTAAAGGCTATGGTATCGTATCCGGCGACGGCGATATCTGGCACCCGATCGAGAATAGCTCAGACAAGGGCTGGATCGTGGACGGCAAGCTGCACATCGATCCGAAGCGTGAAGAATTCATGGATCTCTCCAAGAAGCTGAAAGACAACGGCTATCATAACGATACAACAGACTGGACAGAAGCATGGTATGCCGATATGTCCGGTGCAGGCGCTCAACCGATCTTCGGATTCTTCGGTCCGGCTTGGCTCATCAACTACGTGATGAACGGTCAGGTGAAGGATACCAACGGCGACTGGGCTGTGACTGAACCGACCACAGGCTTCTTCTGGGGCGGTACTTGGCTCTTGGCTAATGCCGAAGTAACCAAAGATGAAGCGAAGAAACAAGCCGTTGCAGACTTCGTTAAATGGGTTACACTCGACAGTTCCGAGACGGGCCTCCAGTATTACTGGGCTAACGGTACGATGAAAGCAGGCGAACAAGGCACGAAGGATAGCGTAGCTTCCTCTGTGGTGATGTCCAAGTCCAATGGTGAAGTTCCATTGCTCGGCGGACAGAACATGTTCGACGTCTTCGTTCCGGCCAACGCGAATGCTTCAGGTAAGAACCTGACCCAATTCGATGAAACGATTAACAAAGCCTGGCGCGAACAGGTACGTGAGTACACTGCAGGCAATAAGACCAAGGAAAAAGCAATCGAAACCTTCAAGTCGCAAGTCAAAGACCAGCTGGGTATTGAAAGCGAATAA
- a CDS encoding cation-translocating P-type ATPase, translating into MEYYRRNSSDTLEEVNSSASGLTSAEVEDRLAKEGYNELKGKAKDPLWKLFLENFKDPMVIVLLIAATVQIVMGHIMESVIIFVVLILNAVISVVQTRKAESSLDALRKMSAPEAKVMRDGALLSIPARELVRGDIVFLEAGDYVPADGRIIESGSLRIDEGMLTGESEAVEKHTDPIPQEVPLGDRRNMAFSGSLVVYGRGTLVITGTALGTELGKIAGLIESAEAKQTPLQRKLESFGKKLGIAVLLLSVLIFSIQAARVWLSKDTVDTTEAILNALMFAVAVAVAAIPEALSSIVTIVLSVGTNKMARQHAIIRKLPAVEALGSTSVICTDKTGTLTQNKMTVVDYFLPGGPEEQFKLKADDWSEEARKLLHIAVLCNDSNINEEGKELGDPTEVALIAFSNSKDRDYREIRDNFPREAELPFDSERKLMTTLHTFEGQKALLTKGGPDVLFSRCSHVLLEGKEVPLTAEVLENFNEANEQFSGRALRVLAYAYKNVPDTVTEVGLDDEQDLVLVGLSAMIDPPREAVYGSIAESNKAGIRTIMITGDHKTTAQAIGRDIGLMAEHEIAVTGQELDAMSDEELDSRLEQIGVYARVSPENKIRIVRAWQRKGKITAMTGDGVNDAPALKQADIGVAMGSGTDVAKDSAAMILTDDNFVSIVNAVAVGRTVFDNIKKAIAYLFAGNLGAIIAILFALIFDWINPFTAIQLLFINLANDSLPAIALGMEKAEPDVMSRKPRDISEGIFAGGMMQAVITRGLLIGIAVIISQYIGLQHSDEMGIAMAFTTLILARTLQTFTARSNSQTSVEAGFFSNKYVIGAVMICFAFYGIAVLPGVREIFSIPATFGMNHWLTATGLALGAVIVMELAKLVRRLLPAKQAA; encoded by the coding sequence ATGGAGTATTACCGCCGCAATAGTTCAGACACCCTGGAAGAAGTCAACAGTTCCGCAAGCGGGCTTACGTCTGCTGAAGTAGAGGATCGGCTGGCCAAGGAAGGCTACAATGAGTTGAAGGGCAAAGCGAAAGACCCGCTCTGGAAGCTGTTTCTGGAGAATTTCAAAGATCCTATGGTCATTGTGCTGCTCATCGCGGCAACCGTTCAGATCGTAATGGGACATATTATGGAATCCGTCATCATCTTCGTGGTGCTGATTCTGAATGCTGTAATCAGTGTGGTTCAGACCCGGAAAGCAGAGAGCTCACTGGACGCCCTGCGCAAAATGTCCGCACCCGAAGCCAAGGTCATGCGGGACGGGGCTTTACTGTCGATTCCGGCAAGGGAACTGGTCCGGGGCGACATCGTCTTCCTGGAAGCTGGCGATTATGTGCCTGCGGATGGACGGATTATTGAATCCGGGAGTCTGCGGATCGATGAGGGCATGCTGACCGGCGAATCCGAAGCCGTAGAGAAGCACACTGACCCGATCCCGCAGGAGGTTCCGCTGGGCGACCGGCGCAATATGGCCTTCAGCGGCTCGCTGGTCGTCTATGGCCGGGGAACGCTGGTCATTACAGGAACGGCACTCGGCACCGAGCTCGGGAAGATTGCCGGGCTGATCGAGAGTGCCGAAGCCAAGCAGACGCCCTTGCAGCGCAAGCTGGAGAGCTTCGGCAAAAAGCTGGGGATCGCCGTCCTGTTGCTGTCTGTGCTGATCTTCTCCATTCAGGCCGCACGCGTCTGGCTCTCGAAGGATACGGTGGATACCACCGAGGCTATTCTGAATGCCCTGATGTTCGCTGTAGCAGTAGCCGTTGCCGCTATTCCCGAGGCATTGTCTTCTATCGTAACCATTGTACTCTCCGTGGGCACGAACAAGATGGCCCGGCAGCATGCTATTATCCGTAAGCTGCCTGCTGTAGAGGCACTGGGATCAACGAGTGTCATCTGTACGGACAAGACCGGGACGCTGACCCAGAATAAAATGACGGTTGTGGATTATTTCCTCCCCGGAGGACCGGAGGAGCAGTTCAAGCTGAAGGCCGATGACTGGTCGGAGGAAGCCCGCAAGCTGCTGCATATTGCCGTGCTCTGTAACGATTCCAATATTAATGAAGAAGGCAAGGAGCTGGGCGACCCGACCGAGGTAGCGCTGATTGCCTTCAGCAACAGCAAGGACAGGGATTACCGGGAGATCCGCGATAACTTCCCGCGCGAGGCCGAGCTGCCGTTCGATTCGGAACGCAAGCTAATGACCACGCTGCATACGTTCGAAGGACAGAAGGCCCTGCTGACCAAAGGCGGCCCGGATGTCCTGTTCAGCAGATGTTCCCATGTCCTGCTGGAGGGCAAGGAGGTTCCGCTGACGGCGGAGGTCCTGGAAAACTTCAATGAAGCGAATGAACAGTTCTCCGGCAGAGCGCTGCGCGTGCTTGCTTATGCCTATAAGAACGTGCCGGACACAGTGACTGAGGTGGGGCTTGACGATGAGCAGGACCTGGTGCTGGTCGGCCTGTCGGCGATGATTGACCCGCCGCGCGAGGCTGTATATGGCTCCATTGCCGAGTCCAACAAAGCCGGTATCCGCACAATTATGATTACCGGGGACCACAAGACTACGGCCCAGGCGATCGGCCGCGACATCGGACTGATGGCGGAGCATGAGATCGCCGTCACCGGCCAGGAGCTGGATGCCATGTCCGACGAAGAGCTGGACAGCAGACTGGAGCAGATCGGCGTGTATGCGCGCGTCTCCCCGGAGAATAAGATCCGGATCGTCCGGGCCTGGCAGCGTAAGGGCAAAATCACCGCCATGACCGGTGACGGCGTCAATGACGCTCCGGCACTGAAGCAGGCTGATATCGGGGTTGCCATGGGCAGCGGAACCGATGTCGCCAAGGATTCGGCGGCTATGATCCTAACCGATGATAACTTCGTATCGATTGTCAATGCAGTGGCTGTTGGCCGGACAGTGTTCGATAACATTAAGAAGGCGATCGCCTATCTGTTCGCCGGCAATCTGGGTGCGATTATCGCCATCCTGTTCGCCCTGATCTTCGACTGGATCAATCCGTTCACGGCCATTCAGCTGTTGTTCATTAACCTGGCGAACGACTCCCTCCCGGCGATTGCCCTGGGCATGGAAAAGGCCGAGCCGGATGTAATGAGCCGCAAGCCGCGGGACATCAGCGAGGGCATTTTCGCAGGCGGGATGATGCAGGCAGTGATCACCCGTGGTCTGCTGATCGGGATTGCCGTAATTATCTCCCAGTATATCGGGCTGCAGCATTCGGATGAAATGGGGATTGCGATGGCCTTCACCACACTGATTCTGGCGCGCACCCTGCAGACCTTCACTGCCCGCTCCAACAGCCAGACCTCTGTGGAGGCCGGCTTCTTCAGCAACAAATATGTAATCGGCGCAGTCATGATCTGCTTCGCCTTCTATGGCATTGCGGTCCTGCCAGGTGTCAGAGAGATCTTCTCGATCCCTGCCACCTTCGGGATGAACCACTGGCTGACCGCCACCGGACTGGCCCTAGGCGCAGTCATTGTGATGGAGCTGGCGAAGCTGGTCCGCCGTCTGCTGCCTGCGAAGCAGGCTGCTTAA
- a CDS encoding APC family permease, translating into MISFLKRFLIGRPLKSSELGEQKLNKKKALAILSSDALSSVAYGPEQILIVLVTIGAAAFWYSIPIALGVLILLTALILSYRQIIFAYSHGGGAYVVSKENLGKYPGLIAGGSLLVDYILTVAVSISAGTDAITSAFPSLHEHKVVIAIGFVLLITILNLRGVTESASVLAYPVYLFVLALFILIGTGLYNILSGNVPAELHTSLGTPVAGISLFLLLRAFSSGSSALTGVEAISNAIPNFKSPEASNASKTLIAMGALLAVMFSGIVVLAYYYGIAPRADVTVVSQIAEQTFGRNAMYYFIQGATALILILAANTGYSAFPLLAVNLAKDKFIPRMFTMRGDRLGYSNGIIILGVLSMILIYVFEGKTEQLIPLYAVGVFIPFTLSQSGMMVKWLREKPAGWVQKFIINTVGALISFVVTMMFFMTKFTQVWPVFVFLPILLLVFHRIHKHYEAIADQLRISTCEETIKIEGNVIIVPVAGITHVVMNSLEYAKSLSPQQIIAVYVPFEREDEAVFEEKWRKWQPDVRLVTLYTPYRSIVQPLTKFIDKVNWKAAELNHRVTVIIPQFIPKKGWHNILHNQSSLLIRARLLFRSDVIVTTVPYHLKK; encoded by the coding sequence GTGATTTCATTTTTAAAACGATTTTTAATTGGCAGGCCCTTAAAGTCCAGTGAATTGGGAGAGCAAAAGTTAAATAAAAAGAAAGCGCTGGCTATCCTGTCTTCAGATGCGCTGTCATCCGTGGCCTACGGGCCGGAGCAGATTCTGATTGTTCTGGTTACGATTGGGGCAGCCGCCTTCTGGTATTCGATCCCGATTGCGCTGGGTGTGTTGATCCTGCTGACCGCGCTCATTCTGTCCTACCGGCAGATTATTTTTGCTTATTCCCACGGCGGGGGCGCCTATGTGGTGTCCAAGGAGAACCTGGGTAAGTATCCGGGGTTAATAGCCGGCGGTTCGCTGCTGGTTGACTATATTTTAACGGTGGCTGTAAGTATATCGGCCGGTACGGATGCCATCACCTCAGCGTTTCCAAGCCTGCATGAGCATAAAGTGGTGATTGCCATTGGGTTTGTGCTTCTGATCACGATTTTGAACTTAAGAGGGGTCACAGAATCTGCCTCCGTCCTCGCTTATCCGGTCTATTTATTCGTCCTGGCCTTATTCATCCTGATTGGTACAGGTCTGTACAACATCTTGTCAGGTAACGTTCCGGCAGAACTGCATACCTCACTGGGTACTCCGGTAGCGGGGATCAGCCTATTTCTGTTATTGCGCGCATTTTCTTCCGGGAGCTCTGCGTTAACGGGGGTTGAAGCGATCTCCAATGCCATACCGAATTTCAAAAGCCCGGAAGCGTCCAACGCCTCCAAAACCTTAATCGCCATGGGAGCGTTACTGGCTGTGATGTTCTCAGGCATTGTGGTGTTAGCCTATTATTACGGGATCGCTCCCCGCGCTGACGTTACTGTTGTCTCGCAAATTGCCGAGCAAACCTTTGGCCGGAATGCCATGTACTATTTTATCCAGGGAGCGACTGCATTAATCCTGATCCTGGCTGCTAATACGGGCTATTCCGCCTTTCCATTGCTGGCTGTGAACCTTGCCAAGGATAAATTCATTCCGCGAATGTTCACCATGCGGGGGGACCGGCTGGGTTACTCTAACGGTATTATTATATTGGGTGTTTTGTCCATGATTCTGATATATGTCTTTGAGGGGAAAACGGAGCAGCTGATTCCTTTATATGCCGTAGGTGTATTCATTCCCTTTACGTTGTCGCAGAGCGGAATGATGGTGAAATGGCTCCGGGAAAAGCCTGCAGGCTGGGTGCAAAAGTTCATCATCAACACGGTTGGTGCTCTAATCAGCTTCGTTGTGACGATGATGTTCTTCATGACCAAGTTTACTCAGGTATGGCCGGTATTTGTCTTTCTGCCGATTCTGCTCCTGGTGTTCCACCGGATTCATAAGCATTATGAGGCCATTGCGGACCAGCTTAGAATTTCGACCTGTGAGGAAACGATCAAGATTGAAGGCAATGTGATTATCGTGCCGGTCGCCGGAATCACTCATGTCGTGATGAACTCCCTGGAATATGCCAAGTCGCTGTCTCCGCAGCAGATAATAGCCGTCTACGTGCCCTTCGAGCGGGAAGATGAAGCGGTGTTCGAGGAGAAGTGGCGAAAGTGGCAGCCTGACGTAAGGTTAGTAACCTTATATACTCCTTATAGAAGCATCGTACAGCCATTGACCAAGTTTATTGATAAAGTGAATTGGAAGGCTGCAGAGTTGAACCATAGGGTAACGGTCATTATTCCACAGTTCATTCCGAAGAAAGGCTGGCATAATATCCTTCATAATCAATCGAGCCTGCTGATACGCGCCCGTCTGCTGTTCCGCAGCGATGTGATTGTCACTACCGTGCCTTATCATTTGAAGAAGTGA
- a CDS encoding metal-dependent hydrolase, with translation MILAMHIATHLLTGSFIVSIVLMRKAISFKEKVVLLGLTSFLGIVPDLLGNRYVSPWSHSIVVMGLVMVPIVFLFRLLLKKYSYTQLYLCLAGSVLGHILVDYLGHGVHLIYPLSREAYTLPLIYLGDPTVWMPMLVGVMSFVLPVSLGRRRVLSTGCAVFIVLYLSLKLAMLMQLEQGLPRKFTLTPQAAIQVSPLGDNQVHKLSDFWKMGFDVIDSQRRVLGVLPVLGGEVRLDLNMIFAVKSDVVRSKTGKDGLEQVYRKLPAGDEASFEVLEEISEGPAVEIVAQDKEGKPSRFIYKDGEWREEPKE, from the coding sequence ATGATATTGGCTATGCATATTGCTACACATCTGCTTACGGGCAGTTTTATTGTATCGATTGTGCTTATGCGCAAGGCGATTTCTTTTAAGGAAAAAGTGGTTCTGCTCGGACTGACCTCGTTCCTGGGAATTGTGCCGGATCTGTTGGGGAACAGGTATGTATCTCCTTGGTCGCATTCCATTGTAGTTATGGGACTGGTTATGGTTCCGATTGTGTTCCTGTTCAGGCTGCTGCTGAAAAAATATTCGTATACCCAGTTATATCTGTGTCTAGCGGGGAGTGTGCTGGGGCATATTCTGGTGGATTATTTGGGACATGGGGTCCATTTGATCTATCCGCTGTCCAGGGAAGCTTATACGCTGCCCTTGATCTATCTCGGTGATCCTACGGTTTGGATGCCTATGTTAGTGGGGGTTATGAGTTTTGTGCTTCCGGTGTCGTTGGGCAGGAGACGGGTGCTAAGTACGGGCTGTGCTGTGTTTATTGTCCTGTATCTCAGTCTTAAGCTTGCCATGCTAATGCAACTGGAACAAGGGCTTCCACGTAAATTCACGCTCACTCCACAGGCTGCCATACAGGTGTCTCCGCTGGGAGATAATCAGGTGCACAAGCTGAGCGATTTTTGGAAAATGGGGTTTGATGTCATCGACTCTCAGCGAAGGGTGCTTGGGGTGTTGCCTGTCTTGGGCGGAGAGGTCCGTTTAGACTTGAATATGATCTTTGCCGTTAAGAGTGACGTTGTCCGCAGCAAGACGGGAAAAGACGGGCTGGAGCAAGTATACCGGAAGCTCCCTGCCGGGGATGAGGCTTCATTTGAAGTGCTGGAGGAGATCAGCGAAGGGCCTGCGGTTGAGATTGTTGCACAGGACAAGGAAGGGAAGCCCAGCCGCTTCATCTATAAGGATGGAGAGTGGCGGGAAGAACCGAAGGAATAG
- a CDS encoding VOC family protein, with amino-acid sequence MIREVEMQTHSLQGMKDFYENTLGLTVVQGHRASFSVRAGESSLTFNESDPSRQPKYHFAFNIPENQIDEALRWITPKVSVIPNEGQEVVHFESWNADSIYFYDPAGNIVELIARDNLNNSANEAFCPASLLCVSEIGLPVPDAEEALLKLSRVGIVPWQDYSNQFAAAGDEHGLIIAVKQGRVWFMSDQEEAYPHPLTIKTAVCEITLDDTEGVQVRGLR; translated from the coding sequence GTGATAAGAGAAGTAGAGATGCAGACCCATTCCTTACAGGGAATGAAGGACTTTTATGAGAATACTCTTGGGCTGACGGTAGTCCAGGGACATCGGGCATCCTTCAGTGTACGAGCGGGCGAGTCCAGTCTAACCTTCAATGAGTCTGATCCAAGCAGACAGCCGAAATATCATTTTGCTTTTAATATTCCTGAGAATCAGATAGATGAAGCGTTGCGGTGGATTACTCCTAAGGTGTCTGTCATTCCTAATGAGGGCCAGGAGGTTGTGCACTTCGAGTCTTGGAATGCCGATTCCATCTATTTCTATGATCCGGCAGGTAATATTGTAGAGCTGATTGCCCGGGACAATCTGAACAATTCCGCCAATGAAGCCTTTTGTCCAGCCAGTCTGTTATGTGTAAGTGAGATCGGTCTGCCTGTACCCGATGCAGAGGAGGCGCTGCTCAAACTATCCCGGGTAGGAATCGTTCCTTGGCAGGACTATAGTAACCAGTTCGCTGCTGCCGGTGACGAGCATGGGTTGATTATTGCTGTGAAGCAGGGCCGGGTCTGGTTCATGTCCGATCAGGAGGAAGCCTATCCGCATCCGCTAACTATTAAGACGGCTGTTTGTGAGATCACGCTGGATGATACAGAGGGGGTGCAGGTCCGGGGGCTTCGTTAA